Proteins encoded by one window of Salvia splendens isolate huo1 chromosome 5, SspV2, whole genome shotgun sequence:
- the LOC121805228 gene encoding 3-ketoacyl-CoA synthase 1-like — translation MESIDMNEERLLAEVDFKDSSSVVIKIRRKLPDFLHSVKLKYVKLGYHAYSCSPASAAFLILAAVAVSSLLSAKTTLLLDTATILLAAAALALPLGIYWARRPRPVYLVDFACYKPHDERKLSVESFLKMTAENGAFEEDSISFQSKIAHRSGLGDETYLPRGITSRPPNLSMAEARQEAESVMYGALDALLNNTGIDPSAVGILIVNCSLFNPTPSLSSMIINHYKMRTDIKSFNLGGMGCSAGLISIDLAKHLLRANPDTYAVVVSTENITLNWYFGNDRSMLLCNCIFRMGGAAVLLSNKARDRRRSKYELVHTVRTHKGADDKSYNCAYQREDEGGAQVGVSLARELMAVAGDALKTNITTLGPLVLPLSEQLAFLVRLVKRKVAGARVRPYIPDFKKAFEHVCIHAGGRAVLDAIEKNLQLTEWHMEPSRMTLHRFGNTSSSSLWYELAYTEAKGRVSRGNRVWQIAFGSGFKCNSAVWRALREIPPQECTTNPWFDCIHKYPLHIPTSAT, via the coding sequence ATGGAAAGCATCGACATGAATGAGGAGAGGCTACTGGCCGAGGTCGACTTCAAGGACTCCTCCTCCGTCGTCATCAAGATCCGCCGCAAGCTGCCTGATTTTCTCCACTCCGTCAAGCTCAAATACGTCAAACTCGGCTACCACGCCTACTCGTGCAGCCCGGCCTCCGCGGCCTTTCTCATCCTGGCTGCGGTGGCCGTGTCGAGCCTCTTGTCGGCCAAGACAACACTCCTCCTTGACACGGCCACCATTTTGCTGGCCGCGGCCGCCCTGGCCTTGCCTCTCGGCATCTACTGGGCCAGGCGGCCGCGACCAGTCTATCTTGTGGATTTCGCTTGTTACAAGCCCCACGACGAGCGGAAGCTCTCCGTGGAATCATTCTTGAAGATGACGGCAGAGAATGGAGCTTTCGAGGAGGACTCGATCAGCTTCCAGAGCAAGATCGCTCATCGCTCTGGGCTGGGGGATGAGACATATTTACCCAGGGGGATCACGTCTCGTCCCCCTAACCTGTCTATGGCGGAGGCCAGACAGGAGGCGGAGAGCGTCATGTATGGCGCTCTTGACGCCCTTCTCAACAACACTGGGATTGATCCCAGTGCTGTTGGGATATTGATTGTGAACTGTAGCTTGTTCAACCCAACCCCTTCACTCTCCTCCATGATAATCAACCATTACAAGATGAGGACAGACATCAAGAGCTTCAACCTCGGGGGGATGGGGTGCAGCGCGGGGCTGATATCGATCGACCTCGCGAAGCACCTTCTCCGGGCTAACCCGGACACCTACGCCGTTGTGGTGAGCACCGAGAACATCACCCTCAACTGGTACTTCGGCAACGACCGGTCCATGCTGCTCTGCAACTGCATCTTCCGGATGGGGGGCGCGGCTGTGCTGCTGTCGAACAAGGCCCGGGACAGGCGGCGGTCCAAGTACGAGCTTGTACACACGGTGCGGACGCACAAGGGGGCCGACGACAAGAGCTACAACTGCGCGTACCAGAGGGAGGACGAGGGGGGCGCGCAGGTGGGGGTGTCGCTGGCGCGGGAGCTGATGGCGGTGGCAGGGGACGCGCTGAAGACGAACATCACGACGCTGGGGCCGCTGGTGCTGCCGCTGTCCGAGCAGCTGGCGTTTCTCGTGAGGCTGGTGAAGAGGAAGGTGGCAGGGGCGAGGGTGAGGCCTTACATACCGGACTTCAAGAAGGCGTTCGAGCACGTGTGCATCCACGCGGGCGGGAGGGCGGTGCTTGATGCGATCGAAAAGAACCTGCAGTTGACGGAGTGGCACATGGAGCCGTCCAGGATGACGCTGCATAGGTTCGGGAACACGTCCAGCAGCTCCCTCTGGTATGAACTCGCATACACGGAGGCTAAAGGCCGTGTTTCGAGAGGGAATCGGGTGTGGCAGATTGCCTTCGGCTCCGGGTTCAAGTGCAACAGCGCTGTCTGGAGAGCTCTGAGGGAAATCCCACCCCAAGAATGCACCACTAATCCATGGTTCGATTGTATCCATAAGTACCCTCTCCACATTCCAACTTCCGCTACTTGA
- the LOC121805514 gene encoding conserved oligomeric Golgi complex subunit 4-like, which translates to MAMSPRSEADGEVATANSSSSLQFGTAEALDHVRKLTDVGAMTRFLHECIAYQRGLDLELESLLSQRSDLDRQLSNLHKSADVLEIVKGDSSYMLSNISSTSSLADQVSAKVRHLDLAQSRVQDTLLRIDAIVDRSNCLDGVHKSLLAEDFESGASYIQTFLQIDSKFKDSSAADQRQQLLSYKKQLEGIVKKRLSAAVDQRDHPTILRFIKLFKPLALEEEGLQVYVSYLKKVISSRSKEEFEQLLEQIEQSNSNTQVSFVPCLTNLFKDIVLAIEENDEILRNLCGEDGIVYAICELQEECDSRGSNILKKFMEYRKLAKLTSEINSYKSNLLSVHAEGPDPREIELYLEEILSLTQLGEDYTEYMVSKIRSLTSVDPELGPQATKAFRSGNFSKVSQDTTGYYVILEGFFMVENVRKAIQIDEPVPDSLTTSMVDDVFYVLQSCCRRAISTSNISSVIAVLSNAVSLLGNEYSEALQQKMREPNLGAKLFLGGVGVQKTGTEIATTLNNLDVSSEYALKLRHEIEEQCLEVFPAPGDRERVKSCLSELIEMSNSFKKALNLGMEQLVATVTPRIRPVLDSVATISYELSEAEYADNEVNDPWVQRLLHAVEINVAWLQPLMTATNYDTFLHLVIDFIVKRLEVIMMQKRFSQLGGLQLDRDARTLVSHFSSMTQRTVRDKFSRLTQMATILNLEKVSEILDFWGENSGPMTWRLTPAEVRRVLGLRVDFKPEAIAALKL; encoded by the exons ATGGCGATGTCACCGCGTAGCGAAGCAGACGGCGAAGTTGCGACGGCAAATTCCTCCTCGTCTCTGCAATTTGGGACGGCGGAGGCGCTGGATCACGTCCGCAAACTCACCGATGTCGGCGCCATGACTCGTTTCCTCCATGAATGCATCGCCTACCAGCGCGGCCTAGATCTGGAGCTCGAGAGCTTACTCTCCCAGCGATCCGATTTGGATCGCCAGCTCTCCAACCTCCACAAATCCGCCGACGTTTTGGAGATCGTCAAGGGCGACTCCTCCTACATGCTCTCCAACATCTCCTCCACCTCCTCCCTCGCCGATCAGGTCTCCGCCAAGGTCCGCCACCTCGATCTCGCCCAATCGCGCGTTCAGGACACGCTCCTTCGCATCGACGCCATCGTCGATCGCTCCAATTGCCTCGACGGCGTCCACAAATCTCTCCTCGCCGAGGATTTCGAATCCGGCGCCTCTTACATTCAGACATTCCTCCAGATTGATTCCAAATTCAAGGACTCCTCCGCCGCGGATCAGCGCCAGCAGCTGCTTTCCTACAAGAAGCAATTGGAAGGCATTGTGAAGAAGAGGCTCTCCGCCGCGGTGGATCAGCGCGATCATCCTACCATCCTCCGCTTCATCAAGCTCTTCAAGCCTCTTGCCCTTGAAGAGGAAGGATTGCAGGTCTATGTAAGTTATCTTAAGAAGGTCATTTCTTCCAGATCCAAGGAGGAATTCGAGCAGTTATTGGAACAGATTGAGCAATCGAATAGCAACACTCAGGTGAGTTTCGTGCCGTGTTTGACAAATTTATTCAAAGACATTGTGTTGGCTATTGAGGAAAATGATGAGATTTTGAGGAATTTATGTGGCGAGGATGGTATTGTTTATGCCATTTGCGAGCTTCAAGAAGAATGTGATTCAAGGGGTTCTAATATCTTGAAAAAATTCATGGAGTATCGGAAATTGGCAAAATTGACCTCTGAGATTAATTCGTACAAGAGCAATTTGCTGTCTGTTCATGCGGAGGGCCCTGACCCTAGAGAAATTGAGCTTTACCTTGAGGAGATACTCTCTTTGACACAGTTGGGAGAGGATTACACCGAGTATATGGTTTCCAAAATAAGGAGCTTGACCTCTGTGGATCCGGAATTAGGGCCCCAAGCCACCAAGGCTTTTAGGAGTGGGAATTTCAGCAAAGTTTCTCAGGACACTACTGGCTATTACGTCATTTTGGAGGGGTTCTTTATGGTGGAGAATGTGAGGAAAGCCATCCAGATAGATGAGCCCGTGCCTGACAGTCTCACCACATCGATGGTGGATGATGTGTTTTATGTGCTGCAGAGTTGCTGCCGTAGGGCAATTTCCACCTCCAATATAAGCTCAGTTATTGCAGTGCTCAGTAATGCTGTGAGTTTATTAGGGAATGAATACAGTGAAGCTTTGCAGCAAAAGATGAGGGAACCTAATCTTGGAGCAAAGCTGTTTTTGGGTGGTGTTGGAGTGCAGAAGACTGGAACAGAGATTGCAACAACCTTGAACAACTTGGATGTCAGTAGTGAGTATGCTTTGAAACTTCGCCATGAGATTGAAGAGCAATGTCTAGAG GTATTCCCTGCACCAGGTGatagagagagagtaaaatctTGCTTATCTGAACTGATAGAAATGAGCAATAGCTTTAAGAAGGCTTTGAATCTTGGAATGGAGCAGCTTGTGGCCACTGTGACTCCTCGAATTCGGCCAGTTTTAGATAGCGTGGCAACTATCAGCTATGAGCTTTCTGAAGCAGAGTATGCTGACAATGAAGTAAATGATCCATGGGTGCAAAGGCTGCTTCATGCTGTTGAGATCAATGTGGCATGGCTTCAGCCATTGATGACAGCCACAAATTATGACACGTTTTTGCATCTTGTAATTGACTTCATTGTGAAAAGGCTTGAAGTGATCATGATGCAAAAACGATTCAGCCAACTTGGTGGTCTTCAGCTTGATAGAGATGCCAGGACACTGGTAAGTCATTTCTCCAGTATGACACAGAGGACTGTCAGAGACAAGTTTTCGCGGCTAACGCAGATGGCTACTATTCTAAACTTGGAGAAGGTGTCTGAGATTTTGGATTTCTGGGGAGAAAACTCAGGGCCCATGACTTGGAGACTGACTCCTGCTGAGGTGAGAAGAGTATTGGGTCTCAGAGTTGATTTTAAACCTGAAGCTATAGCTGCTCTTAAGTTGTAA
- the LOC121803279 gene encoding protein CURVATURE THYLAKOID 1B, chloroplastic-like, which yields MASTTTCTPLSLSSSSKAPRLQPPPSGAGVTVPTPPPLPHLAKTTTSNSSRNIGRNVAAMATGEVSTAEVVNVASIETPEIVTKIQQAWEKVEDTYAVTSLAVAGGVGLVACAGAISAIDKLSFVPGLLELVGIGYTGYFAYKNLASKPSRDALIQKIKNTYNDIIGSS from the exons ATGGCCTCAACAACAACATGcacccccctctctctctcttcttcatccAAGGCTCCTCGTCTTCAGCCACCACCTTCCGGCGCCGGCGTCACCGTTCCAACTCCTCCTCCGCTGCCTCACCTCGCCAAGACTACTACGTCCAATT CTAGTAGGAACATTGGCCGGAATGTGGCGGCCATGGCTACCGGAGAGGTGTCCACGGCTGAAGTGGTTAACGTTGCCAGCATTGAGACCCCTGAAATAGTTACAAAAATTCAACAAGCA TGGGAGAAAGTTGAAGACACGTACGCCGTTACTTCTCTGGCGGTGGCAGGAGGAGTTGGACTCGTTGCCTGTGCCGGAGCCATCTCC GCTATTGACAAGCTTTCATTTGTACCTGGACTTCTCGAGCTCGTAGGAATTGGATATACTGGC TATTTTGCATATAAAAATCTGGCCTCGAAACCAAGCAG ggacgctctgattcagaaaataaaaaatacatacaatGATATAATTGGGAGCAGCTGA
- the LOC121801858 gene encoding heterogeneous nuclear ribonucleoprotein Q-like isoform X3 — translation MAENTEVDDRVDFDDDNYTEEEDEEPMEDEGAGEGEENEEEPQEDTRSEDGGKGQSLGTDKNDISIGDMEDKENSASISEDEKEKHAELLDLPPHGSEVFIGGLSRDVSGEDLRELCEPLGEIVEIRVMKNRDTGESKGFAFVAFRTKDEAQKAIEELHNKEFKGRTLRCSFSETKYRLFIGNVPKGWSEDDFKKLIESTGPGAETIELIKDPQNPGRNRGFAFVEYYNNACADYSRQKMTAASFKLDGNTPTVTWADPKITPDHSAASAQVKALYVKNIPENTTTEQLKEIFQQHGEVTKVVMPPAKAGGKRDFGFIHYAERSSALKAVKETEKYEINGQVLEVVLAKPQAERKFDAANPHNAQVPNYIPHPGYGGIPVNPYASIATGYGGAAGFQQPMIYGRGPMPSGMQMVPMVLPDGRIGYVLQQPGGQIPQPVRPRRNDRSSGGGGGAQVRGGGDGGDDSNRGRRYRPY, via the exons ATGGCAGAGAATACTGAAGTGGATGACCGTGTggattttgatgatgataactACACTGAAGAAGAGGATGAAGAACCCATGGAAGATGAAGGAGCTGGAGAAggtgaagaaaatgaagaagaacCTCAGGAGGATACTAGAAGTGAGGATGGTGGGAAAGGTCAATCTCTAGGAACAGATAAAAATGATATTAGCATTGGGGATATGGAAGATAAAGAGAACTCAGCATCTATTAGTGAAGATGAGAAAGAGAAACATGCTGAACTTCTTGATCTTCCACCTCATGGCTCTGAAGTTTTCATTGGAGGACTTTCTCGAGATGTTTCAGGGGAAGACTTGAGGGAACTCTGCGAACCCCTTGGTGAGATTGTTGAG ATAAGGGTAATGAAGAATAGGGATACTGGTGAAAGCAAGGGCTTTGCTTTTGTAGCCTTCAGAACAAAAGATGAGGCACAAAAGGCAATTGAAGAATTGCATAACAAGGAATTCAAG GGTAGGACGCTGCGATGCTCATTTTCCGAAACTAAATACAGGTTGTTCATAGGCAATGTACCCAAGGGATGGAGTGAAGatgatttcaaaaaattaattgaatcgACAGGTCCTGGTGCTGAGACCATTGAGCTAATAAAG GATCCTCAGAACCCTGGCCGTAATCGAGGTTTTGCCTTTGTGGAATATTACAACAATGCTTGTGCTGATTATTCCAGGCAAAAGATGACTGCTGCAAGCTTCAAGCTGGATGGTAACACGCCAACTGTAACTTGGGCTGACCCGAAGATTACACCTGATCATTCTGCTGCTTCTGCTCAG GTCAAGGCCCTCTATGTTAAGAACATTCCTGAAAATACAACAACCGAACAATTAAAGGAAATTTTCCAGCAACATGGGGAAGTCACCAAAGTCGTTATGCCACCTGCTAAAGCTGGTGGGAAGAGAGACTTTGGCTTCATACACTATGCAGAAAGATCAAGTGCCCTTAAAGCTGTCAAGGAAACAGAAAAATATGAGATAAATG GCCAGGTGTTGGAAGTTGTCCTTGCAAAACCTCAGGCTGAGAGGAAGTTTGATGCAGCCAATCCCCACAACGCTCAAGTTCCAAACTATATTCCCCATCCAGGATATGGCGGTATACCCGTAAATCCTTATGCGTCTATAGCTACTGGATATGGCGGAGCTGCTGGTTTTCAACAG CCTATGATTTATGGAAGGGGGCCAATGCCATCCGGAATGCAGATGGTGCCAATGGTTTTACCCGATGGTCGAATTGGCTATGTCCT ACAGCAGCCCGGTGGGCAGATTCCTCAGCCTGTGAGACCACGCAGAAACGATAGGAGTAGTGGAGGTGGTGGCGGAGCACAAGTGCGGGGAGGAGGTGATGGCGGTGACGATAGTAACCGTGGTAGACGATACAGGCCTTACTAG
- the LOC121805175 gene encoding (-)-5-epieremophilene synthase STPS3-like: protein MAAVNSNSFYHRPEANFSPSLWGDRFINYISNSKMIDSYSKTVEELKNDVRSLLTAPDTKMIDTMNLIDTIERLGVSYHFQNEIEEILQRYFHLNTNYHDDEAYDLYTVSLHFRLFRQHGHPISSEIFGKWVDVDGKFKEGLKSDAKGLLSLYEASYLRTHGETILDDALALTTATLKSMAPNLGSPLKEQVVHALVQPLHFNILRVEARRFISVYEEEEEQKNETLMKLAKIDFNLLQDIHREELSETSRWWKELGLISKLNYARDRVVECYFWAMGVFHEPQYSRGRIKLAKTISITSLIDDTFDAYGTIEELEIFTEAIQMWDDVETARLPEYMRPLYKAVLELYEQFEEELGGEGRSYAVYYAIEALKELVRGYLVEAKWFIKGYLPPFEEYLSNGLVTSTYHYLTATSYLGMGSARKQDFEWLSKEPKMLVAALEICRLVDDAASYEVEKERGQVATGIDSYMRENGVTKEEAKAKFWEMSMDAWKDSNEEYIKACCYIPKDILMIIFNLERVIDVVYKNSEDGYTHPQKVLEPHIIALLVDPIKV from the exons ATGGCGGCTGTAAATTCGAACAGTTTCTATCATCGTCCAGAGGCTAACTTCTCCCCCAGCTTGTGGGGTGATCGCTTCATCAATTACATTTCAAACTCCAAG ATGATAGACAGCTATTCCAAGACAGTTGAAGAATTGAAAAATGATGTTCGAAGTCTGCTAACAGCTCCAGATACCAAAATGATAGACACCATGAATCTGATCGACACCATTGAGCGTCTTGGCGTCTCCTATCATTTTCAAAATGAAATCGAAGAGATATTGCAACGTTATTTCCATCTAAATACCAATTATCACGATGATGAAGCCTATGACTTGTACACTGTTTCTCTCCATTTTCGATTGTTCAGGCAGCACGGCCATCCTATATCTTCTG aaatattTGGTAAATGGGTGGATGTGGATGGAAAGTTCAAGGAGGGCCTCAAGAGTGATGCAAAGGGTCTTCTGAGTTTGTATGAAGCATCGTATCTTAGAACGCATGGAGAAACCATACTAGACGACGCACTTGCTTTAACTACGGCCACTCTCAAATCCATGGCCCCAAACCTTGGATCACCCCTCAAGGAACAAGTTGTGCATGCCCTCGTGCAGCCCCTGCATTTCAACATTCTGAGAGTTGAAGCACGCAGGTTCATCTCCGtgtacgaagaagaagaagaacaaaaaaatgaaacctTGATGAAACTGGCCAAGATAGACTTTAACTTGCTGCAAGATATTCACAGAGAAGAGCTCAGTGAAACCTCAAG GTGGTGGAAAGAATTAGGGCTTATCTCAAAACTTAATTACGCAAGAGATAGAGTGGTGGAGTGTTACTTTTGGGCTATGGGAGTGTTCCATGAACCACAATATTCTCGTGGGCGTATCAAGCTGGCCAAGACCATTTCTATCACATCTCTAATTGATGACACCTTTGATGCTTATGGTACAATCGAGGAACTTGAGATTTTCACCGAGGCAATACAAAT GTGGGATGATGTTGAAACTGCTCGACTACCCGAGTATATGAGACCTCTCTACAAAGCTGTTTTAGAACTCTATGAGCAATTCGAAGAAGAATTGGGTGGGGAAGGACGATCCTACGCAGTATACTATGCCATTGAAGCA CTAAAGGAATTGGTGAGGGGCTATCTTGTTGAGGCAAAGTGGTTCATAAAGGGATACTTGCCACCATTTGAGGAATACCTAAGCAACGGTCTCGTTACCAGCACCTACCATTACCTCACCGCCACTTCTTACCTGGGAATGGGCTCTGCTCGAAAACAAGACTTCGAATGGCTAAGTAAGGAGCCTAAAATGCTTGTGGCTGCACTCGAAATATGTCGATTGGTTGATGATGCAGCTAGTTATGAG GTAGAGAAGGAGAGAGGTCAAGTTGCTACTGGAATTGACAGCTACATGAGAGAGAATGGTGTGACAAAAGAAGAGGCCAAGGCCAAATTTTGGGAAATGTCTATGGATGCATGGAAGGATAGCAACGAGGAATATATAAAGGCGTGTTGCTATATACCAAAGGATATCCTTATGATAATATTCAATTTGGAACGAGTAATTGATGTTGTGTACAAGAACAGTGAAGATGGATATACTCATCCCCAAAAGGTTCTGGAGCCTCATATTATTGCATTGCTAGTCGATCCCATCAAGGTTTAG
- the LOC121801858 gene encoding heterogeneous nuclear ribonucleoprotein Q-like isoform X1, with product MAENTEVDDRVDFDDDNYTEEEDEEPMEDEGAGEGEENEEEPQEDTRSEDGGKGQSLGTDKNDISIGDMEDKENSASISEDEKEKHAELLDLPPHGSEVFIGGLSRDVSGEDLRELCEPLGEIVEIRVMKNRDTGESKGFAFVAFRTKDEAQKAIEELHNKEFKGRTLRCSFSETKYRLFIGNVPKGWSEDDFKKLIESTGPGAETIELIKDPQNPGRNRGFAFVEYYNNACADYSRQKMTAASFKLDGNTPTVTWADPKITPDHSAASAQVKALYVKNIPENTTTEQLKEIFQQHGEVTKVVMPPAKAGGKRDFGFIHYAERSSALKAVKETEKYEINGQVLEVVLAKPQAERKFDAANPHNAQVPNYIPHPGYGGIPVNPYASIATGYGGAAGFQQQQPMIYGRGPMPSGMQMVPMVLPDGRIGYVLQQPGGQIPQPVRPRRNDRSSGGGGGAQVRGGGDGGDDSNRGRRYRPY from the exons ATGGCAGAGAATACTGAAGTGGATGACCGTGTggattttgatgatgataactACACTGAAGAAGAGGATGAAGAACCCATGGAAGATGAAGGAGCTGGAGAAggtgaagaaaatgaagaagaacCTCAGGAGGATACTAGAAGTGAGGATGGTGGGAAAGGTCAATCTCTAGGAACAGATAAAAATGATATTAGCATTGGGGATATGGAAGATAAAGAGAACTCAGCATCTATTAGTGAAGATGAGAAAGAGAAACATGCTGAACTTCTTGATCTTCCACCTCATGGCTCTGAAGTTTTCATTGGAGGACTTTCTCGAGATGTTTCAGGGGAAGACTTGAGGGAACTCTGCGAACCCCTTGGTGAGATTGTTGAG ATAAGGGTAATGAAGAATAGGGATACTGGTGAAAGCAAGGGCTTTGCTTTTGTAGCCTTCAGAACAAAAGATGAGGCACAAAAGGCAATTGAAGAATTGCATAACAAGGAATTCAAG GGTAGGACGCTGCGATGCTCATTTTCCGAAACTAAATACAGGTTGTTCATAGGCAATGTACCCAAGGGATGGAGTGAAGatgatttcaaaaaattaattgaatcgACAGGTCCTGGTGCTGAGACCATTGAGCTAATAAAG GATCCTCAGAACCCTGGCCGTAATCGAGGTTTTGCCTTTGTGGAATATTACAACAATGCTTGTGCTGATTATTCCAGGCAAAAGATGACTGCTGCAAGCTTCAAGCTGGATGGTAACACGCCAACTGTAACTTGGGCTGACCCGAAGATTACACCTGATCATTCTGCTGCTTCTGCTCAG GTCAAGGCCCTCTATGTTAAGAACATTCCTGAAAATACAACAACCGAACAATTAAAGGAAATTTTCCAGCAACATGGGGAAGTCACCAAAGTCGTTATGCCACCTGCTAAAGCTGGTGGGAAGAGAGACTTTGGCTTCATACACTATGCAGAAAGATCAAGTGCCCTTAAAGCTGTCAAGGAAACAGAAAAATATGAGATAAATG GCCAGGTGTTGGAAGTTGTCCTTGCAAAACCTCAGGCTGAGAGGAAGTTTGATGCAGCCAATCCCCACAACGCTCAAGTTCCAAACTATATTCCCCATCCAGGATATGGCGGTATACCCGTAAATCCTTATGCGTCTATAGCTACTGGATATGGCGGAGCTGCTGGTTTTCAACAG CAGCAGCCTATGATTTATGGAAGGGGGCCAATGCCATCCGGAATGCAGATGGTGCCAATGGTTTTACCCGATGGTCGAATTGGCTATGTCCT ACAGCAGCCCGGTGGGCAGATTCCTCAGCCTGTGAGACCACGCAGAAACGATAGGAGTAGTGGAGGTGGTGGCGGAGCACAAGTGCGGGGAGGAGGTGATGGCGGTGACGATAGTAACCGTGGTAGACGATACAGGCCTTACTAG
- the LOC121801858 gene encoding heterogeneous nuclear ribonucleoprotein Q-like isoform X2: protein MAENTEVDDRVDFDDDNYTEEEDEEPMEDEGAGEGEENEEEPQEDTRSEDGGKGQSLGTDKNDISIGDMEDKENSASISEDEKEKHAELLDLPPHGSEVFIGGLSRDVSGEDLRELCEPLGEIVEIRVMKNRDTGESKGFAFVAFRTKDEAQKAIEELHNKEFKGRTLRCSFSETKYRLFIGNVPKGWSEDDFKKLIESTGPGAETIELIKDPQNPGRNRGFAFVEYYNNACADYSRQKMTAASFKLDGNTPTVTWADPKITPDHSAASAQVKALYVKNIPENTTTEQLKEIFQQHGEVTKVVMPPAKAGGKRDFGFIHYAERSSALKAVKETEKYEINGQVLEVVLAKPQAERKFDAANPHNAQVPNYIPHPGYGGIPVNPYASIATGYGGAAGFQQQPMIYGRGPMPSGMQMVPMVLPDGRIGYVLQQPGGQIPQPVRPRRNDRSSGGGGGAQVRGGGDGGDDSNRGRRYRPY, encoded by the exons ATGGCAGAGAATACTGAAGTGGATGACCGTGTggattttgatgatgataactACACTGAAGAAGAGGATGAAGAACCCATGGAAGATGAAGGAGCTGGAGAAggtgaagaaaatgaagaagaacCTCAGGAGGATACTAGAAGTGAGGATGGTGGGAAAGGTCAATCTCTAGGAACAGATAAAAATGATATTAGCATTGGGGATATGGAAGATAAAGAGAACTCAGCATCTATTAGTGAAGATGAGAAAGAGAAACATGCTGAACTTCTTGATCTTCCACCTCATGGCTCTGAAGTTTTCATTGGAGGACTTTCTCGAGATGTTTCAGGGGAAGACTTGAGGGAACTCTGCGAACCCCTTGGTGAGATTGTTGAG ATAAGGGTAATGAAGAATAGGGATACTGGTGAAAGCAAGGGCTTTGCTTTTGTAGCCTTCAGAACAAAAGATGAGGCACAAAAGGCAATTGAAGAATTGCATAACAAGGAATTCAAG GGTAGGACGCTGCGATGCTCATTTTCCGAAACTAAATACAGGTTGTTCATAGGCAATGTACCCAAGGGATGGAGTGAAGatgatttcaaaaaattaattgaatcgACAGGTCCTGGTGCTGAGACCATTGAGCTAATAAAG GATCCTCAGAACCCTGGCCGTAATCGAGGTTTTGCCTTTGTGGAATATTACAACAATGCTTGTGCTGATTATTCCAGGCAAAAGATGACTGCTGCAAGCTTCAAGCTGGATGGTAACACGCCAACTGTAACTTGGGCTGACCCGAAGATTACACCTGATCATTCTGCTGCTTCTGCTCAG GTCAAGGCCCTCTATGTTAAGAACATTCCTGAAAATACAACAACCGAACAATTAAAGGAAATTTTCCAGCAACATGGGGAAGTCACCAAAGTCGTTATGCCACCTGCTAAAGCTGGTGGGAAGAGAGACTTTGGCTTCATACACTATGCAGAAAGATCAAGTGCCCTTAAAGCTGTCAAGGAAACAGAAAAATATGAGATAAATG GCCAGGTGTTGGAAGTTGTCCTTGCAAAACCTCAGGCTGAGAGGAAGTTTGATGCAGCCAATCCCCACAACGCTCAAGTTCCAAACTATATTCCCCATCCAGGATATGGCGGTATACCCGTAAATCCTTATGCGTCTATAGCTACTGGATATGGCGGAGCTGCTGGTTTTCAACAG CAGCCTATGATTTATGGAAGGGGGCCAATGCCATCCGGAATGCAGATGGTGCCAATGGTTTTACCCGATGGTCGAATTGGCTATGTCCT ACAGCAGCCCGGTGGGCAGATTCCTCAGCCTGTGAGACCACGCAGAAACGATAGGAGTAGTGGAGGTGGTGGCGGAGCACAAGTGCGGGGAGGAGGTGATGGCGGTGACGATAGTAACCGTGGTAGACGATACAGGCCTTACTAG